The Dehalococcoidia bacterium genome window below encodes:
- the hisF gene encoding imidazole glycerol phosphate synthase subunit HisF: protein MLTKRVIPCLDVTGGRVVKGVSFVSLRDAGDPVELAAFYDKEGADELVFLDITASSDARQIVVDMVERVSDKVFIPFTVGGGLRSVSDIREILEAGADKVSLNTSAVENPKLVSEGASRFGNQCMVVAIDAKRIQKGAVGRGHLGLDSNSRWEVYTHGGRKPTGIDAVKWAQEAVRLGSGEILLTSMDCDGHQDGYDLELTCAISEAVNVPVIASGGAGKLEHFYSAVVDGKADAVLAASLFHYGTLSVRQVKDYLSGRGIPIRL from the coding sequence ATGCTGACCAAGCGAGTGATTCCCTGTCTGGACGTCACTGGAGGCCGGGTGGTTAAAGGGGTGAGCTTTGTGAGCCTTCGCGATGCCGGCGACCCGGTTGAGCTGGCGGCCTTCTATGATAAAGAGGGTGCTGATGAGTTGGTCTTCCTCGATATCACCGCCTCCTCCGATGCGCGTCAGATTGTGGTGGACATGGTGGAGCGCGTCTCGGACAAGGTCTTTATTCCGTTCACCGTCGGCGGGGGGTTGAGGAGTGTGAGTGACATTCGGGAGATACTGGAGGCCGGAGCAGACAAGGTGTCTCTGAACACATCGGCGGTGGAGAATCCCAAACTGGTCTCGGAGGGCGCATCCCGGTTCGGCAACCAGTGTATGGTGGTGGCCATCGATGCCAAGAGGATTCAAAAAGGCGCTGTGGGAAGAGGCCATCTGGGACTGGACTCAAACTCTCGATGGGAAGTCTATACCCACGGCGGACGCAAGCCCACGGGGATAGATGCTGTCAAGTGGGCTCAGGAGGCGGTGCGATTGGGATCGGGAGAAATCCTGCTTACCAGCATGGACTGTGATGGGCATCAAGATGGCTACGATCTAGAGTTGACCTGCGCCATATCCGAGGCCGTGAACGTTCCGGTAATCGCCAGCGGCGGCGCCGGCAAACTGGAACACTTCTATAGTGCCGTGGTTGATGGCAAAGCCGATGCGGTACTCGCCGCCAGTCTCTTCCATTACGGAACCCTCTCTGTCCGTCAGGTGAAAGATTATCTGTCGGGCAGGGGCATTCCGATCCGGCTATAG
- a CDS encoding molybdopterin-binding protein — MKISARNMIKGKIKQIHAGAVNTEVVIELPGGEEIVSIITKQSAEALGLAKGKEVYAVIKASSVMVAVD; from the coding sequence ATGAAGATCAGTGCCCGCAATATGATAAAGGGGAAGATCAAGCAGATTCACGCCGGAGCAGTGAACACGGAAGTCGTTATTGAGTTGCCGGGAGGCGAGGAGATCGTATCGATCATCACCAAGCAGTCGGCTGAGGCCTTGGGTTTGGCCAAAGGGAAGGAAGTGTACGCTGTTATCAAGGCCTCCAGCGTTATGGTGGCCGTGGACTAG
- the hisH gene encoding imidazole glycerol phosphate synthase subunit HisH codes for MIAIIDYGAGNLRSVAKAVARLGYQAQVTHDPHMVLAANVVILPGVGAAGDTMDSLKNLGLVEPVKQVIVENRPFLGICLGLQVLLTSTEESGGYPCLDIISGQVRLLPPGLKVPHMGWNQVRQQTSHPIFEGVPDESNFYFVHSYYCDPVDRSLVAGETGYGIDFCSMVIQGNVVATQFHPEKSGDVGLRLLDNFLKFSLGKE; via the coding sequence ATGATTGCCATCATCGATTACGGCGCCGGAAACCTGCGCAGCGTGGCCAAAGCGGTTGCCAGACTGGGATATCAGGCTCAGGTCACCCATGATCCTCATATGGTGCTGGCGGCAAATGTGGTCATCCTGCCTGGCGTCGGTGCTGCCGGCGACACGATGGACAGTCTCAAAAACCTGGGGTTGGTGGAGCCTGTCAAACAGGTGATTGTTGAGAACCGGCCCTTCCTCGGCATTTGTCTGGGCTTGCAGGTGCTGCTTACGTCCACCGAAGAGAGCGGCGGCTATCCCTGCCTTGACATAATATCGGGGCAGGTGAGGCTGCTTCCCCCCGGCCTCAAGGTGCCTCATATGGGCTGGAATCAGGTCAGGCAACAAACATCCCATCCTATCTTTGAGGGTGTCCCCGATGAGTCAAATTTCTATTTTGTCCACAGCTACTATTGCGATCCCGTTGATCGATCTCTGGTTGCCGGGGAGACCGGCTATGGGATCGACTTTTGCAGCATGGTCATCCAAGGCAATGTGGTGGCTACCCAGTTCCATCCTGAGAAGAGCGGAGATGTGGGGTTAAGGTTACTGGATAACTTTCTGAAGTTTAGCCTGGGGAAAGAGTGA
- a CDS encoding helicase-related protein, translated as MQRNRSTLLFVNSRRLCEKIAFKINSHEESPLTYSHHGSLSREIRTEVEQKLKAGDLKAIVATNSLEMGIDIGALDEVILIQSPHSVSSAIQRVGRAGHQVGEISRGALFPTHPQDFVEAAVLAPAILSQDIEAVHPIQCPLDVLAQAIISMVGMETWNIDALFAQVRTSYPYSN; from the coding sequence ATCCAGCGCAATCGCTCCACGCTGCTGTTCGTCAACAGCCGACGCCTGTGCGAGAAAATCGCGTTCAAGATCAACTCCCATGAAGAAAGCCCCCTAACCTATTCGCACCACGGCTCGCTTTCCCGAGAGATTCGCACCGAGGTGGAACAGAAGCTCAAGGCTGGGGATTTGAAGGCCATCGTGGCCACCAACTCGCTGGAGATGGGGATCGATATCGGCGCGCTGGATGAGGTTATTTTGATCCAGTCTCCGCACTCGGTCTCCTCCGCCATTCAGCGGGTGGGCCGCGCCGGACATCAGGTGGGCGAGATCAGCCGGGGAGCCCTGTTTCCCACTCATCCGCAGGATTTCGTCGAGGCCGCCGTGCTCGCCCCGGCCATCCTTTCACAGGATATCGAGGCCGTTCATCCCATCCAATGTCCCCTCGATGTGTTGGCCCAGGCGATCATCTCCATGGTCGGAATGGAAACGTGGAATATCGATGCCCTCTTCGCCCAGGTACGGACCAGCTATCCTTATAGCAAC
- a CDS encoding DEAD/DEAH box helicase: MNMNMFHPIIARWFAERIGQPTDVQSAAWPRIASGEHVLITAPTGSGKTLTAFLWAIDQLVTGKMPTGHTHVLYVSPLKALNNDIQRNLLNPLRELRQAFDQASEPFPDIRVLTRSGDTPESDRRRMERHPPEILITTPESLNLMLSSAGGRSILRGLSTIILDEIHSVIATKRGTHLITAVDRLVPLCGEFQRIALSATIQPLEAVAEFVGGFKLEGDIQNPTYTPRPVSIIRSTASKQYDIRVTFPEGTSSDQAKDDF; the protein is encoded by the coding sequence ATGAATATGAACATGTTCCACCCCATCATCGCGCGCTGGTTTGCTGAAAGAATCGGGCAGCCCACCGACGTGCAGTCGGCCGCCTGGCCGAGGATCGCCAGCGGCGAGCATGTGCTCATCACCGCTCCCACCGGGAGCGGCAAAACATTGACGGCCTTCCTCTGGGCCATCGATCAACTGGTCACCGGAAAGATGCCAACCGGCCACACCCATGTTCTCTACGTCTCGCCGCTGAAAGCGCTTAACAACGATATCCAGCGCAACCTGTTGAATCCGTTGAGGGAACTTCGGCAAGCCTTCGATCAGGCTTCTGAGCCATTTCCAGATATCCGCGTTCTGACGCGGAGCGGCGATACGCCCGAATCGGACCGACGCCGCATGGAGCGCCACCCCCCGGAGATTCTCATCACCACGCCGGAGAGCCTGAATCTGATGCTCAGTTCTGCTGGAGGCCGCTCGATTCTGCGCGGCCTCTCCACCATCATTCTGGACGAAATTCACTCCGTGATCGCCACCAAACGCGGCACTCACCTCATCACTGCCGTTGACCGGCTCGTACCCCTCTGCGGCGAATTCCAGCGCATCGCCCTTTCGGCCACCATCCAGCCACTTGAAGCCGTAGCCGAATTCGTCGGGGGTTTCAAACTGGAAGGGGATATCCAGAATCCCACGTACACGCCACGTCCAGTCTCGATTATCCGCTCCACTGCCTCCAAGCAATATGACATTCGAGTCACCTTCCCGGAAGGCACATCCAGCGATCAAGCCAAAGACGACTTCTGA